In a single window of the Osmerus eperlanus chromosome 4, fOsmEpe2.1, whole genome shotgun sequence genome:
- the LOC134018723 gene encoding trypsin I-P1-like, with amino-acid sequence MAHLVRSAVVLLLVVSIRDTFQQRIIGGQEVMPYSIKYQASIQSSDRQHYCGGTLIHPQWVVCAAHCWRPPSLMKVVLSEHSLVVDEGFEQVFDVAKILVNNYNYRTFNNDIMLIKLSEPAKITANVQPVELPDDNTAPLTGSTTCTVSGWGVTRIYDYYLSPVLRAVDVQIIPYCQYYYYWRVTDNMLCAGSRYGGKDSCQGDSGGPLICNNKFEGIVSWGISCANPYFPGVYTKVRNYVPWINWILNNDDSP; translated from the exons ACACATTTCAACAGAGAATCATAGGAGGTCAGGAGGTGATGCCATACTCCATCAAGTACCAGGCGTCTATCCAGTCGAGCGACAGACAGCACTACTGTGGAGGCACACTCATTCACCCCCAGTGGGTGGTGTGTGCTGCCCACTGCTGGAGGCC GCCCTCTCTGATGAAGGTAGTGCTGAGTGAACACAGTCTGGTCGTAGACGAGGGCTTTGAGCAAGTGTTCGACGTCGCCAAGATTTTAGTGAACAACTACAACTACAGGACGTTCAACAATGACATCATGCTCATCAAG CTCAGTGAGCCTGCCAAGATCACCGCCAACGTGCAGCCAGTCGAGCTTCCCGACGACAACACGGCACCTCTCACCGGGAGCACCACCTGTACCGTTAGCGGCTGGGGCGTGACCCGCATCTATGACTACTACCTGTCCCCTGTACTGCGAGCTGTGGACGTCCAAATCATCCCCTACTGCCAGTACTATTACTACTGGAGGGTCACTGACAACATGCTGTGTGCTGGTTCACGCTATGGCGGCAAGGACTCTtgccag GGTGATTCAGGTGGTCCTCTTATCTGTAACAACAAGTTTGAAGGTATCGTCTCATGGGGTATCAGTTGTGCCAATCCATACTTCCCTGGGGTCTACACCAAGGTGAGGAACTACGTCCCTTGGATAAACTGGATCCTCAACAACGATGATAGCCCCTAA